The Thermodesulfobacteriota bacterium sequence AATTTGAACAGCCCCAAAACTTATTACCTGCATGTTTACCAGTTTTCGCCACACGAATGACTAGACAGCCTCCGCATTCAGGGCAAATTCCCCGATTCCGGCCTGGAACACCCTCGTGAGCACTCACAGATATTACGGATTCCTCGTAATATCTCCTAAATTGCAGTGATACGAATTATTACTTGTAGGAACTCCAATTATCAGCAGACCCGATGGCTTGACATGACGCTCCTCTTTGTGACAAAATAGAAAAGTAAAAGCCTGCGTGCATTAAATCTGATAAATACTATGAGGGACACAAAGACCAAGGCGATACCCCTGGCTTCAACGGTATCTAAAGAACTAGCGAAAATCGTCACTCAATACGGGTGCGGCCCGAAGCAGTTGGCTGGCACGGACAACGCGTTCTACGAGCGGCACCTCGTCTTCGACAACGTGATCGATCCGACCGGGGCCAGTCCGCGGAAGGCCGTAGTGAATGTGGCAGGCTGTGGGAAGTTTTCCAGAGATCGCACCATCGCCGAGTACGCCGCCGGGATCTGGAAGGTGGAACCATGCCCAGTGCCGTAGTGAGTGAACTGAAAAACAACGTAATGATCTCACCGCTCGCAGGCCAGCCGGCCCCCAAGGAGATGCTGGTGGATCTCGCTCGCCTCGAACGGGAGTATTTTGAACGTCGGCCCGACCTCAGTGACCCAAACCAGATGGTAAGCTTCGGAACCAGCGGACACCGAGGCTCGTCCCTGCGTGGCACGTTCACCGAGGCCCACATCTTGGCCATCACCCAGGCCATCTGCGACTACCGTCGAAGTCAGGGCACTGACGGTCCCATCTACATGGGCAAGGACACGCACGCGCTGTCCGCACCGGCCCAATGCACAGCGCTCGAGGTTCTGGCGGCCAACAACGTGGAGACCCTTATCCAGCGAGACGACGGAGTGACTCCAACCCCCGTCATATCGCGTGCCATCCTTGTGCACAACCGTGGCCGCAAGACGCACCTAGCGGACGGCATCATCATGACTCCGTCGCACAACCCTCCGGAGGATGGCGGCTTCAAGTACAACCCGACCAACGGCGGCCCCGCCGACACCGACGTGACGCGGTGGGTTGAGGACCGGGCAAACGAACTGTTGCGTAGGGGCAATGCCGGCGTAAGGCGGGTGCCGTTTGCTGCGGCCATCAAGGCGGACACCACGCATGAGGAAGACTTCGTTCTCCCCTACGTCGACGACTTGCGGAACGTCATCGACATGGAGGCCATCAGTGCCGCCAGCCTCAAGCTGGGCGTGGATCCGCTTGGCGGGGCCGCTAGGCCCTACTGGGAGCCGATCAACTCCATGTACCGACTCGACATCACCGTCGTAAACCCGGCTATCGAC is a genomic window containing:
- a CDS encoding glycogen/starch/alpha-glucan phosphorylase; the encoded protein is MRDTKTKAIPLASTVSKELAKIVTQYGCGPKQLAGTDNAFYERHLVFDNVIDPTGASPRKAVVNVAGCGKFSRDRTIAEYAAGIWKVEPCPVP
- a CDS encoding topoisomerase DNA-binding C4 zinc finger domain-containing protein, with protein sequence MSAHEGVPGRNRGICPECGGCLVIRVAKTGKHAGNKFWGCSNFPKCKVIQTYED